The window caattttcCCCAATTCCAAATTCTTATGAACGCGACACGATGCAAGAATCGAACGCCAAATCGTTGCTCCTGCAACAATCGGCATATTATTTATGAAATTCATGGCTTTTTGTATAAAACCAGCTCGACTATATAAATCAACCATGCATGAATAATGTTCTAATGTTGCCTCAATTCCATGGTCAACCATCAGGTCAAAGTATTTTTCACCTTCGTTGACTAATCCTGCGTGTGTACATGCGGAAATTACACCGATAAATGTTATAtcatccatttttatattttctttccgCATTTCTTCGAATATTTCTAACGCTTTTTTTCCATATCCATGTTGTGCATACCCTGAAATCATCGAATTCCATGACACTAAATCTTTCTCCGAttgtttttcaaaaactttgtttgcaCTTTCGATGTTTCCTTTTTTTGCGTACATTGTAACAAGAGCACTGCTTACACATAACGCGATTTCATATCCTGATTTCAATACTCTCCCATGAAACTGTCTCCCATGTTCAATTGCTGCATTTGGAGTTGCACATGCGTTGAGGATACTGGAAAATGTGTATTCATTTGGTGTGATTTTGTTGTTTTGTAACTCAAGAAACACTCGTATAGCTTCATCAATGTCTCCTGATTGTGCATATCCTGATAAAATAGCTGACCATGTGACTATATCTTTTTCTTGAATGCTATCAAAGACTTTTATGGAATCATTCATGTTTCCTAGCTTTGTATAAGCATCTAAAAGAGCTGTTCCAACTGAAGTTGATGATTCATAATTTGTTTTTATAACTTCTGCATGAATTTGAGAAGGAGAAAGTATGGGGTGAGAAGTAAGGATAGTGGAATAGGTGAATTCATTAGCCCAAACATTTTGCTTTCTCATTTGTTGAAAGATATTCACAGCTTTTGTCATGTCCCCGTTTTTTATGTATCCACCAATCATAGCTGTCCATGTCACCACGTTCTTGATTCCACTCATTGagttgaatagtttcaatgtgtCATCCATTTCAGAGCTTTTTGTGTAGGAAACCATGAGTGCTGTTCTAAGATTGGGATCCGATTCCATTCCGTTTTTCCAAAGAATGGAATGGAGTTGTTTAGATAAACGTATTTCTTTGATGTTAGCACATACTTTTAGTATTGTAACAAAGATGGGTTGTGTCAGTTTTACCCCTGAAAGTCTCATTTTAAGGAAGAGATCAAGGGCAGGTAAATCTTGTAAGTTTTTAACAAGACCTGATATCATTCCATTCCATGAAACTGCATCTCTAACCTCCATATAATCAAATACTTCCCTTGCACATCTGATCATTCCTGATTTTGAATACATACTAATCAAAGAATTACACACATATGTGGTTTTTTCAAAGCCAAATTTGATAACCATGGTATGAACTTGCATCCCTTTCACAACTGCACCATTGTCagctaaagctccaagaacagtAGCAAATGTGAATGGGTTAGGCTTGATTCCTTCTGTTTGCATTTGTAGAAAAAGGTCTATAGCTTGATCATGAAGCCCCTTTAGTGAATACCCTGTAAGCATCGAAGTCCAAGACACCACATTTCGGTCAGGCATTTCATCGAATACCTTCTCAGCCATTGAAATGGATTCGGTTTTTGTGTACATATCAATGAGGGAAGTGCCAACGCTAACATCCTCTACAAAACCGTTTTTAATACAATCACAATGTATTTGCTTGCCTATTATTTGATCGCAGAAGCTTCCGCATATTTTAAGAACACAAGAAAAGCTTGCCCCGTTAACTGGTAAACCCAAACGACGAATTCCTAAAAAGTGTTGGAGAGCTTGAGCGTTGTTGTTGGTTCGAGCATACTCGAAAAGCAGGTGGTTGTGATTAGAAGCATCGATATCTCTCCGGGGCATTCCGTCGAGCGGGTCGAGTGCATCACGGAAGACACCATGTTCGAAGAAATCATTATGAGCTTTGGGCTCGGTTGTAGAAGCAAAGCACTGTAGCGAACAGGATTGATAGTTGTAAGATGTTTGAAGCTTTCTAAAAGATTTGAGCTTCTGTAAATTCATAGTCTTGATTGAACTCAGGCAGCATCGAAGTTGGCTTGAAATTTTTATAACATATCAAAGCGTTGACCATGAAGTGGTCGCGCTAACcatgtttttgttttaaaaacgTGAAATAAACATC of the Lactuca sativa cultivar Salinas chromosome 6, Lsat_Salinas_v11, whole genome shotgun sequence genome contains:
- the LOC111905394 gene encoding pentatricopeptide repeat-containing protein At2g27610, which produces MNLQKLKSFRKLQTSYNYQSCSLQCFASTTEPKAHNDFFEHGVFRDALDPLDGMPRRDIDASNHNHLLFEYARTNNNAQALQHFLGIRRLGLPVNGASFSCVLKICGSFCDQIIGKQIHCDCIKNGFVEDVSVGTSLIDMYTKTESISMAEKVFDEMPDRNVVSWTSMLTGYSLKGLHDQAIDLFLQMQTEGIKPNPFTFATVLGALADNGAVVKGMQVHTMVIKFGFEKTTYVCNSLISMYSKSGMIRCAREVFDYMEVRDAVSWNGMISGLVKNLQDLPALDLFLKMRLSGVKLTQPIFVTILKVCANIKEIRLSKQLHSILWKNGMESDPNLRTALMVSYTKSSEMDDTLKLFNSMSGIKNVVTWTAMIGGYIKNGDMTKAVNIFQQMRKQNVWANEFTYSTILTSHPILSPSQIHAEVIKTNYESSTSVGTALLDAYTKLGNMNDSIKVFDSIQEKDIVTWSAILSGYAQSGDIDEAIRVFLELQNNKITPNEYTFSSILNACATPNAAIEHGRQFHGRVLKSGYEIALCVSSALVTMYAKKGNIESANKVFEKQSEKDLVSWNSMISGYAQHGYGKKALEIFEEMRKENIKMDDITFIGVISACTHAGLVNEGEKYFDLMVDHGIEATLEHYSCMVDLYSRAGFIQKAMNFINNMPIVAGATIWRSILASCRVHKNLELGKIAGDKLMELSPQDSASYVLLSNLYATSGDWKEREKVRKMMDERNVKKEAGSSWIEIKNKTYWFVAGDVSHPLSDLIYGKLRELGLKMRDEGYVADMSYVLHDVEDEGKEEILNGHSERLAVGFGLIATGRGVLLQIMKNLRVCGDCHTVFKFISKIEEREIIVRDSIRFHHFKDGECSCGEYW